A genome region from Crossiella equi includes the following:
- a CDS encoding ABC transporter family substrate-binding protein has translation MAGACSSVADVPLDADSSRTGAKGRKPGNLYEMPEVAAGGEVVIGHDKPFTAYNNQASDAGNFNNTIVLTPVLTGPYVHDDTQTPLLNTDVMRAVELTSTSPQVVTYRIKPGVRWSDGGAWDCDDFYLAWLAQSGKALRKSSTGEPVIGKDGKQARHFTPASTTGYELMTARCQDDLTLVTTYERPFPDYTSRFDNTHLLPAHVLERETGIKDITQVTPDSPQDVLANAARFWNIEWNTPGLRPERMLASGPYRFDSWQPNQQVRLVRNEKWAGRRGGPASVVLRNLEKPADQVKALQENKMQVIAPQADPETALAIRNLGAQGVKYSAGGGLTYEHLDLNFRVKLFQDKAVRYAFAQCVKRGEIVAATMAGVDPSTKPLGSLFFQPNEDGYQDQYSSFMLDHPEEALRTLQQAGWRRDGKYFDKNGKTLEFTLSHNGIPRRKQTAELIRASCEQAGIKINDDADPDFLDGRNSRGDYEVALFGWVGTSWKSDKKSMFVTGGGRNFSLWSYPDVDADLNAVDQEFDPAKRIALLQRADKRLAQEITSIPLFQVPSMVGYRDTIDKVTYHPRLGVTWNIGEWVVAS, from the coding sequence GTGGCGGGCGCGTGCTCCTCCGTCGCCGACGTGCCGCTGGACGCCGACTCCTCGCGCACCGGTGCCAAGGGCCGCAAGCCCGGCAACCTGTACGAGATGCCTGAAGTGGCCGCGGGCGGCGAGGTGGTCATCGGCCACGACAAGCCGTTCACGGCCTACAACAACCAGGCCAGCGACGCGGGCAACTTCAACAACACCATCGTGCTGACCCCGGTGCTGACCGGGCCGTACGTGCACGACGACACCCAGACCCCGCTGCTGAACACCGACGTCATGCGGGCCGTCGAGCTGACCTCGACCAGCCCGCAGGTGGTCACCTACCGGATCAAGCCGGGCGTGAGGTGGTCGGACGGCGGCGCGTGGGACTGCGACGACTTCTACCTGGCCTGGCTCGCGCAGAGCGGCAAGGCGCTGCGCAAGAGCAGCACCGGCGAGCCGGTGATCGGCAAGGACGGCAAGCAGGCCCGGCACTTCACCCCGGCCTCCACCACCGGCTACGAGCTCATGACCGCCCGGTGCCAGGACGACCTGACCCTCGTCACCACCTATGAGCGGCCGTTCCCGGACTACACCAGCCGCTTCGACAACACCCACCTGCTGCCCGCGCACGTGCTGGAGCGCGAGACCGGCATCAAGGACATCACCCAGGTCACCCCGGACAGCCCCCAGGACGTGCTGGCCAACGCCGCGCGGTTCTGGAACATCGAGTGGAACACCCCGGGCCTGCGGCCGGAGCGCATGCTGGCCTCCGGGCCGTACCGCTTCGACAGCTGGCAGCCCAACCAGCAGGTCCGCCTGGTCCGCAACGAGAAGTGGGCCGGCCGCCGTGGCGGCCCGGCCTCGGTGGTGCTGCGCAACCTGGAGAAGCCCGCGGACCAGGTCAAGGCCCTGCAGGAGAACAAGATGCAGGTCATCGCCCCGCAGGCGGACCCGGAGACCGCGCTGGCCATCCGCAACCTCGGCGCGCAGGGGGTGAAGTACTCCGCGGGCGGCGGTCTGACCTACGAGCACCTGGACCTGAACTTCCGGGTCAAGCTGTTCCAGGACAAGGCCGTGCGGTACGCCTTCGCGCAGTGCGTCAAGCGCGGGGAGATCGTGGCCGCCACGATGGCCGGGGTCGACCCCTCGACCAAGCCCCTGGGCAGCCTGTTCTTCCAGCCCAACGAGGACGGCTACCAGGACCAGTACAGCAGCTTCATGCTCGACCACCCCGAGGAGGCGCTGCGCACCCTCCAGCAGGCGGGCTGGCGCCGGGACGGCAAGTACTTCGACAAGAACGGCAAGACGCTGGAGTTCACCCTCAGCCACAACGGGATCCCGCGCCGCAAGCAGACCGCCGAGCTGATCCGGGCCTCCTGCGAGCAGGCCGGTATCAAGATCAACGATGACGCGGACCCGGACTTCCTCGACGGCCGCAACAGCCGGGGCGACTATGAGGTGGCGCTGTTCGGCTGGGTGGGCACGTCCTGGAAGTCGGACAAGAAGTCGATGTTCGTCACCGGCGGCGGCCGCAACTTCAGCCTGTGGTCCTACCCGGACGTCGACGCCGACCTCAACGCGGTGGACCAGGAGTTCGACCCGGCCAAGCGGATCGCGCTGCTCCAGCGGGCGGACAAGCGGCTGGCCCAGGAGATCACGTCGATCCCGTTGTTCCAGGTGCCGTCGATGGTCGGCTACCGGGACACCATCGACAAGGTCACCTACCACCCCCGGCTCGGGGTCACCTGGAACATCGGCGAGTGGGTCGTCGCCAGCTGA
- the mshB gene encoding N-acetyl-1-D-myo-inositol-2-amino-2-deoxy-alpha-D-glucopyranoside deacetylase, which translates to MTLTAPPRLLLVHAHPDDESLWTGGTIARYAAYGAHVTVVTCTLGEEGEVIPEGLRGLGPDAADQLGGYRVGELRQACAALGVIDHRFLGGMGRWRDSGMAGTEANARPRCFVAGDPEEQTSVLATILREVKPQVVVTYDANGGYGHPDHIRAHEITMAATAEVSGIDRVFHTVTSRAALDAGVEGLRTLESLPFRLPEDGELPAVDDALITTSVDIAEHVPAKLSALRAHATQVQVWQGNDGAAAYALSNGIAQPVLGTEHFVLARGSAEGIATDLFGGGGAPSADGGGSR; encoded by the coding sequence GTGACACTGACCGCCCCACCACGGTTGCTGCTGGTACACGCTCATCCGGACGACGAGAGCCTGTGGACCGGGGGCACCATCGCCCGCTATGCCGCCTACGGCGCGCACGTGACCGTGGTCACCTGCACCCTGGGCGAGGAGGGCGAGGTCATTCCCGAGGGCCTGCGCGGCCTCGGCCCGGACGCCGCCGACCAGCTCGGCGGGTACCGCGTCGGCGAGCTGCGCCAGGCGTGCGCCGCCCTCGGCGTGATCGACCACCGCTTCCTCGGCGGCATGGGCCGCTGGCGCGACTCCGGCATGGCGGGCACCGAGGCCAACGCGCGCCCGCGCTGCTTCGTGGCCGGGGACCCCGAGGAGCAGACCTCGGTGCTCGCGACCATCCTGCGCGAGGTGAAGCCGCAGGTCGTGGTCACCTACGACGCCAACGGCGGCTACGGGCACCCCGACCACATCCGGGCGCACGAGATCACCATGGCGGCCACCGCCGAGGTGTCCGGCATCGACCGCGTCTTCCACACCGTCACCTCCCGCGCGGCGCTGGACGCCGGGGTCGAGGGGCTGCGCACGCTGGAGTCGCTGCCGTTCCGGCTGCCCGAGGACGGCGAGCTGCCCGCGGTCGACGACGCCCTGATCACGACCTCGGTGGACATCGCCGAACACGTACCTGCCAAGCTCAGTGCGCTGCGCGCGCACGCGACGCAGGTGCAGGTGTGGCAGGGCAACGACGGCGCGGCCGCCTACGCCCTGTCCAACGGCATCGCCCAGCCGGTGCTGGGCACCGAGCACTTCGTCCTGGCGCGGGGCAGCGCCGAGGGGATCGCCACCGACCTCTTCGGCGGGGGAGGTGCACCCAGCGCGGACGGAGGCGGATCACGGTGA
- the fdxA gene encoding ferredoxin: MTYVIAEPCVDVLDKACIEECPVDCIYEGDRMLYIHPDECVDCGACEPVCPVEAIYYEDDTPDQWKDYIKANVDFFSELGSPGGASKFNGKISADPDFIKALEPRGE; encoded by the coding sequence GTGACCTACGTGATCGCCGAGCCCTGCGTCGACGTGCTGGACAAGGCCTGCATCGAGGAATGCCCGGTCGACTGCATCTACGAGGGCGACCGCATGCTCTACATCCACCCGGATGAGTGCGTGGACTGCGGTGCCTGCGAGCCGGTGTGCCCCGTCGAGGCCATCTACTACGAGGACGACACCCCGGACCAGTGGAAGGACTACATCAAGGCCAACGTGGACTTCTTCAGCGAGCTGGGTTCGCCCGGCGGCGCCTCGAAGTTCAACGGCAAGATCTCCGCTGACCCGGACTTCATCAAGGCGCTGGAGCCCCGGGGCGAGTGA
- the dapC gene encoding succinyldiaminopimelate transaminase — MSTSATPARGGPALPDFPWDSLAGHAATARAHPDGVVDLSVGTPVDEVAPALREALGSVAHIPGYPTTHGTPALREAAVGALARRYGVTGLDPVAVLPTIGSKELVAWLPTLLGIGKGDVVAVPELAYPTYEVGARLAGADVVRLADGQAPPPGTALVWLNSPSNPTGRVLPAGDLAKAVAAAREAGAVVASDECYLSLGWTAEPVSALSEHVHGGSLDGLLAVHSLSKSSSLAGYRAGFVTGDPALVARLLEVRKHAGMIVPRPVQEAVTAALADDEHVAVQRERYRARREVLLPALRAAGFTVTHSEAGLYLWSTRGEDAWQTVAWLAERGILVAPGTFYGPAGDQHVRVALTATDERIAAAAKRLTG, encoded by the coding sequence GTGAGCACGTCAGCCACGCCCGCACGCGGCGGGCCCGCCCTACCCGACTTCCCGTGGGACTCCCTCGCGGGCCACGCCGCCACCGCCCGGGCGCACCCGGACGGGGTGGTCGACCTCTCGGTCGGCACCCCGGTGGACGAGGTGGCCCCGGCCCTGCGGGAGGCCCTGGGGTCGGTCGCGCACATCCCGGGCTACCCCACCACGCACGGCACCCCGGCGCTCCGGGAGGCCGCGGTGGGGGCGCTGGCCCGGCGCTACGGCGTCACCGGGCTCGACCCGGTGGCGGTGCTGCCCACCATCGGCTCCAAGGAGCTGGTGGCGTGGCTGCCGACGCTGCTGGGCATCGGCAAGGGTGATGTGGTGGCCGTCCCCGAGCTGGCCTACCCCACCTACGAGGTCGGGGCCAGGCTGGCGGGTGCGGACGTGGTGCGCCTGGCTGACGGCCAGGCCCCGCCGCCGGGTACCGCGCTGGTGTGGCTGAACTCGCCGTCCAACCCCACCGGCCGGGTGCTGCCCGCCGGTGACCTGGCCAAGGCGGTGGCGGCCGCCCGCGAGGCGGGCGCCGTGGTGGCCTCCGACGAGTGCTACCTGTCACTCGGCTGGACCGCCGAACCCGTCTCGGCCCTTTCCGAGCACGTGCACGGGGGCAGCCTCGACGGGCTGCTCGCCGTGCACTCGCTGTCCAAGTCCTCCAGCCTGGCCGGCTACCGCGCGGGGTTCGTCACCGGCGATCCGGCGCTGGTCGCGCGGCTGCTGGAGGTGCGCAAGCACGCGGGCATGATCGTGCCGCGGCCGGTGCAGGAGGCCGTCACGGCCGCCCTGGCCGACGACGAGCACGTGGCCGTGCAGCGCGAGCGCTACCGGGCCCGGCGCGAGGTGCTGCTGCCCGCGCTCCGGGCGGCCGGGTTCACCGTCACCCACTCCGAGGCGGGCCTGTACCTGTGGTCCACCCGGGGCGAGGACGCCTGGCAGACCGTGGCCTGGCTGGCCGAGCGCGGCATCCTGGTCGCCCCCGGCACGTTCTACGGCCCGGCCGGTGACCAGCACGTGCGGGTGGCCCTGACCGCCACCGATGAGCGCATCGCCGCGGCCGCGAAGCGGCTGACCGGCTGA
- the dapD gene encoding 2,3,4,5-tetrahydropyridine-2,6-dicarboxylate N-succinyltransferase: MSEQILDPQATGAHGVGLATIAADGTVLDTWFPSPQVGEPSDSSGTERLTAEQAAEALGEDVAGQLGPDPARGVEVVAVRTTVGRLADKPLDAHDVYLRLHLLSGRLVRPHGQNLDGVFGLLANVVWTNHGPCPVAGFEATRLRLRTRGAVTVYGVDKFPRMVDYVLPTGVRVADADRVRLGAHLASGTTVMHEGFVNFNAGTLGASMVEGRISAGVVVDDGSDVGGGASVMGTLSGGGTQVISIGKRCLLGANAGVGISLGDDCVVEAGLYVTAGTKVALPDGRTVKAGELSGSNGLLFLRDSVTGAVVVKARKGTGIELNSALHAND, translated from the coding sequence GTGAGCGAGCAGATCCTTGACCCGCAGGCCACCGGTGCGCACGGTGTCGGCCTGGCCACCATCGCCGCCGACGGCACCGTGCTGGACACCTGGTTCCCCTCGCCGCAGGTCGGCGAGCCCTCGGACAGCTCGGGCACCGAGCGCCTGACCGCCGAGCAGGCCGCCGAGGCCCTCGGGGAGGACGTGGCCGGGCAACTCGGCCCGGACCCGGCCCGGGGGGTCGAGGTGGTCGCGGTGCGCACCACCGTCGGCCGCCTGGCCGACAAGCCCCTAGACGCGCACGACGTCTACCTGCGGCTGCACCTGCTCTCCGGTCGCCTGGTGCGCCCGCACGGGCAGAACCTGGACGGTGTGTTCGGGCTGCTGGCCAACGTCGTGTGGACCAACCACGGGCCGTGCCCGGTGGCCGGTTTCGAGGCCACCCGCCTGCGCCTGCGCACCCGGGGCGCGGTGACCGTGTACGGCGTGGACAAGTTCCCGCGCATGGTCGACTACGTGCTGCCCACCGGCGTGCGGGTGGCCGACGCGGACCGCGTGCGCCTGGGCGCGCACCTGGCCTCCGGCACCACCGTGATGCACGAGGGCTTCGTCAACTTCAACGCGGGCACCCTGGGCGCGAGCATGGTCGAGGGCCGGATCTCCGCCGGGGTGGTCGTGGACGACGGCTCCGACGTGGGCGGCGGCGCGTCGGTCATGGGCACCCTGTCCGGCGGCGGCACGCAGGTCATCAGCATCGGCAAGCGCTGCCTGCTGGGCGCCAACGCGGGCGTCGGCATCTCGCTCGGTGACGACTGCGTGGTCGAGGCCGGGCTCTACGTCACCGCGGGCACCAAGGTCGCGCTGCCGGACGGGCGCACGGTCAAGGCCGGGGAGCTGTCCGGGTCCAACGGCCTGCTGTTCCTGCGCGACTCGGTGACCGGCGCGGTCGTGGTGAAGGCGCGCAAGGGCACCGGGATCGAGCTGAACTCGGCGCTGCACGCCAACGACTGA
- the dapE gene encoding succinyl-diaminopimelate desuccinylase, with translation MTARLDLTADPIELTAALVDVPSVSGNEKELADLVEAALREQAPHLEVVRNGDAVLARTNLGRASRIILAGHLDTVPIVDNVPHRRTGEGESLVLHGCGTVDMKSGDAVMLHLAATVTDPAYDLTFVFYDCEEVEAVRNGLGRIERELPEWLAADLAIVTEPSGAVIEAGCQGTIRVEVRTTGKRAHTARAWMGSNAIHAAAPILAALNAYQPRTLEIDGCTYREGLQAVRIGGGVAGNVVPDECVVTVNHRFAPDRTGAQAEAHLREVFAGFDVTVVDLSEGALPGLGSPVAKQLLAASGAEPVGKLGWTDVARFAALGMPAVNFGPGDPSLSHTPEEHVPAPRITHCADVLRRFVTKD, from the coding sequence GTGACCGCTCGCCTTGACCTCACCGCCGACCCCATCGAGCTCACCGCCGCGCTGGTGGACGTGCCCAGCGTGTCGGGCAACGAGAAGGAGCTCGCCGACCTCGTGGAGGCGGCCCTGCGCGAGCAGGCGCCGCACCTGGAGGTCGTGCGCAACGGGGATGCCGTGCTCGCCCGCACCAACCTGGGCCGGGCCTCGCGCATCATCCTCGCCGGACACCTGGACACCGTGCCGATCGTGGACAACGTGCCGCACCGGCGGACCGGGGAGGGCGAGAGCCTGGTGCTGCACGGCTGCGGCACCGTGGACATGAAGTCCGGTGACGCCGTGATGCTGCACCTGGCCGCCACCGTCACCGACCCCGCCTACGACCTCACCTTCGTCTTCTACGACTGCGAGGAGGTCGAGGCGGTGCGCAACGGCCTCGGCCGCATCGAGCGCGAGCTGCCCGAGTGGCTGGCCGCCGACCTGGCCATCGTCACCGAGCCCAGCGGCGCGGTGATCGAGGCGGGCTGCCAGGGCACCATCCGGGTCGAGGTGCGCACCACCGGCAAGCGCGCGCACACCGCCCGCGCCTGGATGGGCAGCAACGCCATCCACGCCGCCGCGCCGATCCTGGCCGCGCTCAACGCCTACCAGCCCCGGACCCTGGAGATCGACGGCTGCACCTACCGCGAGGGCTTGCAGGCCGTGCGCATCGGTGGCGGCGTGGCGGGCAACGTGGTGCCGGATGAGTGCGTGGTCACCGTCAACCACCGCTTCGCCCCCGACCGCACCGGCGCCCAGGCCGAGGCACACCTGCGCGAGGTGTTCGCGGGCTTCGACGTGACGGTCGTCGACCTGTCCGAGGGCGCCCTGCCGGGTCTGGGCTCGCCGGTGGCCAAGCAGCTGCTCGCCGCCTCCGGGGCCGAGCCGGTCGGCAAGCTCGGCTGGACCGACGTGGCCCGCTTCGCCGCCCTGGGCATGCCCGCGGTGAACTTCGGGCCCGGCGACCCCTCGCTGTCGCACACCCCCGAGGAGCACGTGCCCGCGCCGCGCATCACGCACTGCGCGGACGTGCTGCGCCGGTTCGTCACGAAGGACTGA
- a CDS encoding response regulator has product MVRVVVVDDQALVRVGVRTLLGSEPDTELVGEAADGRTGVALVRELRPDVVLMDIRMPEVDGLAALREITADPALADVRVVMLTTFGLDEYVFEALRAGASGFVLKDAEPEELLRAVRVVARGGSLLSPSVTRSVIARFARPGPAQVSHPGVAHLTEREREVLGWVSTGMSNDEIAAQLVLSSETVRTHVSRAMLKMQARDRAQLVVFALQSGLSPS; this is encoded by the coding sequence ATGGTCCGGGTGGTGGTGGTCGACGACCAGGCGCTGGTGCGGGTCGGGGTGCGCACGCTGCTGGGTTCGGAACCGGACACCGAGCTGGTCGGCGAGGCCGCGGACGGCCGCACGGGCGTGGCGCTGGTGCGCGAGCTGCGCCCGGACGTGGTGCTGATGGACATCCGGATGCCGGAGGTGGACGGGCTGGCCGCGCTGCGCGAGATCACCGCGGACCCGGCGCTGGCCGACGTGCGGGTGGTCATGCTGACCACGTTCGGGCTGGACGAGTACGTCTTCGAGGCGCTGCGGGCTGGGGCCAGCGGTTTTGTGCTCAAGGACGCCGAGCCGGAGGAGCTGCTGCGCGCGGTGCGGGTGGTGGCGCGGGGCGGCTCCCTGCTCAGTCCGTCGGTGACGCGCAGTGTGATCGCGCGCTTCGCGCGGCCCGGCCCGGCGCAGGTGAGCCACCCGGGGGTGGCCCACCTGACCGAACGCGAGCGCGAGGTCCTCGGCTGGGTGTCGACCGGCATGTCCAACGACGAGATCGCCGCGCAGCTGGTGCTGAGCAGCGAGACCGTGCGCACGCACGTGAGCCGGGCCATGCTGAAGATGCAGGCCAGGGACCGCGCGCAGCTGGTGGTCTTCGCCCTGCAGTCCGGGCTCAGTCCTTCGTGA
- a CDS encoding sensor histidine kinase has product MPSARETFRAAWPALPFLAVGLAGTQAAFFFQQGLGTYPDWLAHLFVVVAAASLALRRWPGPALVVNGVALTAYLTLGYPFGPILLTVPAVVYLVSVRWPFRQAAVTVAAYFGVFTVALFTKNLLDQPVFDVSRMLALTGVWLVLLAAALALGQATRVRRAAAEDVRAEQARRVASEERLRMAQDLHDTIGHGLAVIAMQAGVALHVLARSPEQAREAMEAVRVTSKESLENLRFALDALRSPGAAERRPTPGLADLPRLLDRVHAGGVEVGLDGAAGVLPAPVDAAAYRIVQESLTNVLRHAGAASAHIRLARDGHGLLVEVTDTGGAGPVMPAGGGTGIRGMRAQAEALGGTLTAGPRDGGGFAVTARLPVEEA; this is encoded by the coding sequence ATGCCGTCCGCCAGGGAGACCTTCCGCGCCGCCTGGCCCGCGCTGCCGTTCCTGGCCGTGGGCCTGGCCGGTACGCAGGCCGCCTTCTTCTTCCAGCAGGGCTTGGGCACGTACCCGGACTGGCTGGCCCACCTGTTCGTGGTGGTCGCGGCGGCCTCCCTGGCACTGCGCCGCTGGCCGGGCCCGGCGCTGGTGGTCAACGGCGTCGCGCTCACCGCCTACCTGACCCTGGGCTACCCGTTCGGGCCGATCCTGCTGACCGTGCCCGCGGTGGTCTACCTGGTCTCGGTGCGCTGGCCGTTCCGGCAGGCCGCGGTCACGGTGGCCGCCTACTTCGGCGTGTTCACCGTCGCGCTGTTCACCAAGAACCTCCTGGACCAGCCGGTGTTCGACGTGAGCCGGATGCTGGCGCTGACCGGGGTGTGGCTGGTGCTGCTCGCGGCCGCGCTGGCGCTGGGCCAGGCCACCCGGGTGCGCCGCGCGGCGGCCGAGGACGTGCGGGCCGAGCAGGCGCGACGGGTGGCCTCGGAGGAGCGGCTGCGCATGGCCCAGGACCTGCACGACACGATCGGCCACGGCCTGGCGGTGATCGCCATGCAGGCCGGGGTGGCGCTGCACGTGCTCGCCCGCAGCCCGGAGCAGGCGCGCGAGGCCATGGAGGCGGTGCGCGTGACCAGCAAGGAGTCGCTGGAGAACCTGCGGTTCGCACTGGATGCCCTGCGCAGCCCGGGCGCGGCCGAGCGGCGGCCCACGCCCGGGCTGGCCGACCTGCCGAGGCTGCTGGACCGCGTGCACGCGGGCGGGGTCGAGGTCGGCCTGGACGGCGCGGCGGGCGTGCTGCCCGCACCGGTGGACGCGGCGGCGTACCGGATCGTGCAGGAGTCGCTGACCAACGTGCTGCGGCACGCGGGCGCGGCCTCGGCGCACATCCGGCTGGCCCGGGACGGGCACGGGCTGCTGGTCGAGGTCACCGACACCGGCGGCGCGGGCCCGGTCATGCCCGCGGGCGGCGGCACCGGGATCCGGGGCATGCGGGCGCAGGCCGAGGCCCTGGGCGGCACACTGACCGCCGGGCCCCGCGACGGCGGCGGCTTCGCGGTCACGGCGCGGCTGCCGGTGGAGGAGGCCTGA
- a CDS encoding ABC transporter ATP-binding protein, with amino-acid sequence MTEAVRTRGLTKRYGGRLAVDAVAMTVRRGEVYGFLGPNGAGKTTTLRMVLGLVRPSAGSATVLGERAGTPAANRQVGALIEGPGFFPYLSGRDNLRVLARARGLREDHVATALAKVDLVARGKDRFASYSLGMKQRLGVAAALLGDPELLVLDEPTNGLDPAGVSDMRALIAELSSAGQTVLLSSHQLSEVQAVCDRVGVITRGRLVTEATVGELRGGGGLLVRADPLDHALAIGMRVAGEDNVSVTADGLQLRIDPARAAEVNRALVTDGVAVHEIRPSERSLEEVFFEMTAEEVAA; translated from the coding sequence ATGACCGAAGCAGTGCGGACCAGAGGACTGACCAAGCGCTACGGCGGCCGCCTCGCGGTGGACGCGGTGGCGATGACGGTGCGGCGGGGTGAGGTGTACGGCTTCCTCGGCCCGAACGGCGCGGGCAAGACCACCACGCTGCGCATGGTGCTCGGACTGGTGCGCCCGAGCGCGGGCTCGGCCACCGTGCTCGGCGAGCGCGCGGGCACCCCGGCGGCCAACCGCCAGGTCGGCGCGCTGATCGAGGGGCCGGGCTTCTTCCCGTACCTCAGCGGCCGGGACAACCTGCGCGTGCTGGCCCGGGCACGCGGCCTGCGCGAGGACCACGTGGCCACCGCGCTGGCCAAGGTCGACCTGGTGGCCCGCGGCAAGGACCGCTTCGCCTCGTACTCGCTGGGCATGAAGCAGCGCCTGGGCGTGGCCGCCGCCCTGCTCGGCGACCCCGAGTTGCTGGTCCTGGACGAGCCGACCAACGGCCTGGACCCGGCGGGGGTGAGCGACATGCGCGCGCTCATCGCCGAGCTGTCCTCGGCCGGGCAGACCGTGCTGCTGTCCAGCCACCAGCTCAGCGAGGTGCAGGCCGTCTGCGACCGGGTCGGCGTGATCACCCGGGGCCGCCTGGTCACCGAGGCCACCGTGGGCGAGCTGCGCGGCGGCGGCGGGCTGCTGGTGCGCGCCGACCCGCTGGACCACGCGCTGGCCATCGGCATGCGGGTGGCGGGGGAGGACAACGTGTCGGTCACCGCCGACGGCCTCCAGCTGCGCATCGACCCGGCCCGTGCCGCCGAGGTCAACCGGGCCCTGGTCACCGACGGCGTGGCCGTGCACGAGATCCGCCCGTCCGAACGTTCCCTGGAAGAGGTCTTCTTCGAGATGACCGCCGAGGAGGTGGCGGCATGA
- a CDS encoding ABC transporter permease subunit, which produces MTAVLATTRAELFRLRRWPAVWVIGGAWLLLNLVFVYVFNYLSYTDAMAGFAEGAPKSVLLDRLLPEAVPVALVQGTPMFGGAIMLTLGALAAGSGYGWGTWKTAFTQGRSRWRVLAGTAAALASVVVTVVLVTLAVDLAVSTGIALAQGQALAYPPLAEVLRALLGGLLVLGMWVSAGVALGTLSRGPALAVGLGVVWVLAVENLLRGVAGALDWLAPVTDVLPGSVAGSVVAALGATPVSQGGTPGVVAALGGWSAVGLAAGYLVAFAALTAWLVRRRDIS; this is translated from the coding sequence ATGACCGCCGTGCTCGCGACCACCCGCGCCGAGCTGTTCCGGCTGCGGCGCTGGCCTGCCGTCTGGGTGATCGGCGGCGCCTGGCTGCTGCTCAACCTGGTCTTCGTCTACGTCTTCAACTACCTGTCCTACACCGACGCGATGGCCGGGTTCGCCGAGGGCGCGCCCAAGTCGGTGCTGCTGGACCGGCTGCTGCCCGAGGCGGTGCCGGTGGCCCTGGTGCAGGGCACGCCGATGTTCGGCGGCGCGATCATGCTGACCCTGGGCGCGCTGGCCGCGGGCAGCGGATACGGCTGGGGCACCTGGAAGACCGCGTTCACCCAGGGCCGGAGCCGCTGGCGCGTGCTCGCCGGTACCGCCGCCGCGCTGGCCTCGGTCGTGGTGACCGTCGTGCTGGTGACCCTGGCCGTGGACCTCGCGGTGTCCACCGGCATCGCCCTGGCGCAGGGGCAGGCGCTGGCCTACCCGCCGCTGGCCGAGGTGCTGCGCGCGCTGCTGGGCGGCCTGCTGGTGCTGGGCATGTGGGTCAGCGCGGGTGTCGCGCTCGGCACCCTGTCCCGCGGTCCGGCGCTCGCGGTCGGCTTGGGCGTGGTGTGGGTGCTGGCGGTGGAGAACCTGCTGCGCGGGGTCGCGGGCGCGCTGGACTGGCTGGCGCCGGTGACCGACGTGCTGCCGGGCTCGGTGGCCGGTTCGGTGGTGGCCGCGCTCGGGGCCACTCCGGTCTCGCAGGGCGGGACACCCGGGGTGGTGGCCGCGCTCGGCGGCTGGTCCGCGGTCGGGCTGGCGGCGGGGTACCTGGTGGCCTTCGCCGCGCTGACCGCGTGGCTGGTGCGCCGCCGGGACATCTCCTGA
- the wrbA gene encoding NAD(P)H:quinone oxidoreductase, with translation MTKVAVIYYSSTGNVHTLAEAVAKGAREAGAEVRVLKVPELAPEAAIASNPAWQAHAEATSDVPVATADDVVWADAVIFGTPTRFGNVASQLKQFLDTLGGLWAQGKLADKVYSGFVSTATLHGGRESTLLALYNTVHHFGGILVTPGYTDPIQFATGTPYGASHADGNGNVPISEETLASAAYQGKRVAEVTARLNSGS, from the coding sequence ATGACCAAGGTCGCCGTCATCTACTACAGCTCCACCGGCAACGTGCACACCCTGGCCGAGGCCGTCGCCAAGGGCGCGCGGGAGGCCGGTGCCGAGGTGCGCGTGCTCAAGGTCCCCGAGCTCGCGCCGGAGGCCGCCATCGCCAGCAACCCGGCCTGGCAGGCGCACGCCGAGGCCACCTCGGACGTGCCGGTCGCCACCGCGGACGACGTGGTCTGGGCGGACGCGGTCATCTTCGGCACCCCCACCCGCTTCGGCAACGTGGCCAGCCAGCTCAAGCAGTTCCTGGACACCCTGGGCGGCCTGTGGGCGCAGGGCAAGCTGGCGGACAAGGTCTACTCGGGCTTCGTCTCCACCGCCACGCTGCACGGCGGCCGCGAGTCCACGCTGCTCGCGCTGTACAACACCGTGCACCACTTCGGCGGCATCCTGGTGACCCCGGGCTACACCGACCCGATCCAGTTCGCCACCGGCACCCCGTACGGCGCCTCGCACGCCGACGGCAACGGCAACGTGCCGATCAGCGAGGAGACCCTGGCCTCCGCGGCCTACCAGGGCAAGCGCGTCGCCGAGGTGACCGCGCGCCTGAACTCCGGCTCCTGA